The Hypanus sabinus isolate sHypSab1 chromosome 31, sHypSab1.hap1, whole genome shotgun sequence genome window below encodes:
- the LOC132383667 gene encoding probable G-protein coupled receptor 75, which produces MNASLECIFPVLTNCSPGKNHTEVKTAIHRATLATCILLLILVFCLGSYGNLIVFSSFFNPAYRKFRTHFDFMILNLSFCDLFICLVTAPMFGFVMFSNNGSSMSDTFCFTFHLTSTGFVIMSLKTVAVIAVHRLRMVLGQQTNHSSSFLCRLLFTVILWTISFTLATLSAMTRYHSSKICIPLLGLINEDGKAILYTYVVDFTLCMGIVAISYAMIAQTLHKNAQVHRCPIITVVDPKNPDSFVPPEGPGPSLYRKQKSNKAPHVQIHLHAHDQSKNAAASNKKLEQTVNLSAVKDSKAVVTCIMILLSVVCCLPLGIALVHDVLSSENSFIIYQFELCGLTLVFFRSGLNPFIYSRNNSGLRKKVAWCTHLVTLLLCCKQKTRLKAVGDGSLVANRNKSSHHDTNSAYILSPKPQRKLVDQACGPSNSKDAFASVDPQQKAQSSSTPINTRIEPYYSIYNTSALQENSTPSSLQPKRHALGSAQSYTGVYYHISKTSDFMQDYDSNSAKHIPIPSV; this is translated from the coding sequence ATGAATGCAAGCCTGGAGTGCATCTTTCCTGTGCTCACTAACTGCTCTCCGGGCAAGAACCACACGGAAGTGAAGACAGCTATCCACAGAGCTACGCTGGCCACGTGCATCCTTCTGCTGATCCTGGTGTTCTGCCTGGGCTCCTATGGGAACCTCATTGTCTTCTCGTCCTTTTTCAACCCAGCCTACAGGAAGTTTAGGACGCATTTTGATTTCATGATCCTGAACCTGTCGTTCTGCGACCTTTTCATCTGCCTTGTGACCGCCCCCATGTTTGGCTTTGTGATGTTTTCCAACAATGGGAGTAGCATGTCGGACACTTTCTGcttcaccttccacctcaccagtACGGGATTTGTTATCATGTCGCTGAAAACGGTGGCTGTTATAGCCGTTCATCGTCTGCGCATGGTGTTGGGACAACAAACAAACCATTCTTCCTCCTTTCTCTGCAGACTCCTTTTTACTGTCATACTGTGGACCATCAGCTTCACCTTGGCCACCTTATCGGCCATGACGAGGTACCACAGTTCCAAGATCTGCATCCCCCTGCTTGGGCTGATCAACGAAGATGGCAAAGCCATTTTGTACACCTACGTGGTCGACTTCACGCTTTGCATGGGCATTGTTGCAATTTCTTATGCAATGATCGCCCAGACTCTGCACAAGAACGCACAGGTACACCGGTGCCCCATAATTACTGTGGTGGACCCCAAAAACCCTGACAGTTTTGTCCCTCCTGAAGGACCAGGGCCCTCTTTATACAGGAAACAGAAATCCAACAAAGCCCCACACGTGCAGATACACCTGCACGCCCATGACCAAAGTAAAAATGCTGCAGCATCCAATAAAAAGCTAGAACAAACTGTGAACCTATCAGCTGTCAAAGATTCCAAAGCAGTCGTGACTTGTATCATGATACTACTATCGGTGGTCTGCTGTCTGCCACTGGGTATTGCATTGGTGCATGACGTCCTTTCTTCCGAAAATAGTTTTATCATCTATCAGTTTGAGCTCTGTGGGTTAACCTTGGTATTTTTTAGGTCAGGCCTCAACCCGTTTATCTATTCTCGTAACAACTCGGGCCTCCGCAAGAAGGTGGCTTGGTGCACACACCTCGTGACGCTGCTGCTGTGCTGCAAGCAGAAAACGAGGTTGAAAGCGGTGGGAGATGGCAGCCTGGTTGCAAATAGGAACAAGTCTTCTCACCACGATACCAACTCAGCATACATCCTCTCTCCCAAGCCGCAGAGAAAGCTAGTCGATCAGGCCTGTGGTCCGAGTAACTCAAAGGACGCCTTTGCCTCGGTAGACCCCCAGCAAAAAGCACAAAGCTCCTCCACACCCATTAACACTAGGATAGAGCCTTATTACAGCATCTACAACACCAGTGCCCTTCAGGAGAACAGCACTCCTTCAAGCCTGCAGCCCAAGAGACATGCCTTAGGGTCAGCTCAATCCTATACTGGAGTGTACTACCACATCTCAAAAACATCAGATTTCATGCAGGACTATGACAGCAACTCTGCCAAACACATTCCCATTCCATCTGTCTAA